A window from Cherax quadricarinatus isolate ZL_2023a chromosome 72, ASM3850222v1, whole genome shotgun sequence encodes these proteins:
- the LOC128701389 gene encoding cuticle protein 7-like, producing the protein MAYKVFILAALLAIASAEQRPSYGPPPPTYSPPTPSYNPPRPAYNAPEPVGPAQYNFNWAVKDDYSGNDFGHDETRNGYDTQGSYYVQLPDGRLQRVSYTVNGDSGFLAQVEYQGEAQYPAHQPAPVYKPAPTYQPAPTYQPTPTYA; encoded by the exons ATGGCCTACAAG GTTTTCATCTTGGCTGCCCTCCTGGCCATCGCTTCAGCAGAGCAGCGTCCTTCCTATGGCCCTCCACCACCCACTTACAGCCCTCCAACTCCCTCCTACAACCCTCCAAGACCTGCATACAACGCTCCGGAACCAGTG GGTCCTGCCCAGTACAACTTCAACTGGGCCGTGAAGGACGACTACTCCGGCAACGACTTCGGCCACGATGAAACTCGTAATGGCTACGACACTCAGGGATCCTATTACGTTCAGCTTCCCGACGGTCGCCTGCAGAGGGTTTCCTACACTGTGAACGGCGACTCCGGCTTCCTGGCTCAAGTTGAATACCAGGGCGAGGCTCAGTACCCAGCCCACCAACCTGCCCCAGTTTACAAGCCCGCCCCTACTTACCAGCCAGCCCCCACCTACCAACCCACCCCCACATATGCTTAA